Proteins from a genomic interval of Stenotrophomonas sp. WZN-1:
- a CDS encoding short-chain fatty acyl-CoA regulator family protein, with protein MNYSAPQRQLGLRLLRLREQRGYSQADLARALGLSASYLNQIERNKRPLTPAVQKKLGEVLGDVSSLFDDDEPAALQEALGETLRDLGLAEVSATELRALAGNLPQVSRALLDLHRRHLALREHAAALEFQLGEPGAGSTLPVGDQVREFFNRMHNHIPELDELAEKLFAEWGLSPGHVAPRLRQLLADRHGVLVEVAALQAGREKRQYDASSRRLWLPDYLEPGQQAFQMAAELALRGYLPQIDAVVARAGFTDDARIAQARIGLSNYFAGALVMPYMRFLRAAETSSYDIELLAHQFGVGFEAVCHRLSTLARRSAPGLPFFFIRVDRAGNVSKRHSATDFHFSQVGGSCPLWIVYEAFNQPGRILTQTARMPDGRRHFWLARQVSSGPVGHGQPRKTFAVALGCDLQHAERLVYSLGLDVQSPGNSVSIGPGCRVCPREDCMQRAFAQLPGR; from the coding sequence GTGAATTATTCAGCCCCCCAGCGACAACTTGGCCTGCGCCTGCTGCGGCTGCGCGAGCAGCGCGGCTACAGCCAGGCCGACTTGGCACGGGCGCTGGGGCTGTCGGCCAGCTACCTGAACCAGATCGAGCGCAACAAGCGCCCGCTCACGCCGGCCGTGCAGAAGAAGCTGGGCGAGGTGTTGGGCGATGTTTCCTCCCTGTTCGACGACGATGAGCCCGCCGCGCTGCAGGAAGCGTTGGGTGAAACCCTGCGCGACCTGGGCCTGGCCGAGGTCAGCGCGACCGAACTGCGCGCGCTGGCCGGCAACCTGCCGCAGGTCAGCCGCGCCCTGCTGGACCTGCATCGCCGCCACCTGGCGCTGCGCGAGCATGCCGCCGCACTGGAATTCCAGCTGGGCGAGCCCGGCGCCGGCAGCACCCTGCCGGTCGGCGACCAGGTGCGCGAATTCTTCAACCGCATGCACAACCACATTCCCGAGCTGGACGAGCTGGCCGAGAAGCTGTTCGCCGAATGGGGGTTGTCGCCCGGGCATGTGGCACCGCGGCTGCGCCAGCTGCTGGCCGACCGCCATGGCGTGCTGGTGGAAGTGGCCGCACTGCAGGCCGGGCGCGAGAAGCGGCAATACGATGCCAGTTCGCGGCGGCTGTGGCTGCCCGATTACCTGGAGCCCGGCCAGCAGGCGTTCCAGATGGCGGCCGAACTGGCCCTTCGCGGGTACCTGCCGCAGATCGATGCGGTGGTGGCGCGCGCCGGGTTCACCGATGACGCGCGCATCGCGCAGGCGCGGATCGGTCTTTCCAACTATTTCGCCGGCGCGCTGGTGATGCCGTACATGCGCTTCCTGCGTGCGGCCGAAACCAGCAGTTACGACATCGAACTGCTGGCGCATCAGTTCGGCGTCGGCTTCGAAGCGGTCTGCCATCGGCTGAGCACGCTGGCGCGGCGCAGCGCGCCCGGGCTGCCGTTCTTCTTCATCCGCGTGGACCGCGCCGGCAATGTGTCCAAGCGCCATTCGGCCACCGATTTCCATTTCTCACAGGTGGGCGGTTCGTGCCCGCTGTGGATCGTCTACGAGGCGTTCAACCAGCCCGGCCGCATCCTCACCCAGACCGCGCGCATGCCCGATGGGCGCCGCCATTTCTGGCTGGCACGGCAGGTCAGCAGCGGTCCGGTCGGCCATGGCCAGCCACGCAAGACCTTCGCGGTAGCGCTGGGCTGCGATCTGCAGCATGCCGAGCGGCTGGTGTATTCACTGGGGCTGGATGTGCAGAGCCCGGGCAATTCGGTATCGATCGGCCCCGGGTGCCGGGTGTGCCCGCGCGAGGACTGTATGCAGCGTGCGTTCGCGCAGTTGCCGGGGCGGTAG
- a CDS encoding epoxyqueuosine reductase QueH, whose protein sequence is MTEFQRPTLTLPADGKRLLLHSCCAPCSGEVMEAITASGIDYAIFFYNPNIHPVKEYELRKQENIRFAEQHGIPFIDCDYDTDNWFSRARGMENEPERGIRCTMCFDMRFERTALYAHEHGYDTISSSLGISRWKNMAQINDCGIRAASRYEGLQYWDYNWRKGGGASRMIEISKREQFYQQEYCGCVYSLRDANRHRRENGRERIRIGLLYYGQDAGTPQGD, encoded by the coding sequence ATGACCGAGTTCCAACGCCCCACCCTGACCCTGCCCGCCGACGGCAAGCGCCTGCTGCTGCATTCATGCTGCGCGCCCTGTTCCGGCGAAGTGATGGAAGCGATCACCGCCTCCGGGATCGACTACGCGATCTTCTTCTACAACCCGAACATCCACCCGGTGAAAGAGTACGAGCTGCGCAAGCAGGAGAACATCCGCTTCGCCGAGCAGCACGGCATTCCGTTCATCGATTGCGACTACGACACCGACAACTGGTTCAGCCGCGCACGCGGCATGGAGAACGAACCCGAGCGCGGCATCCGCTGCACGATGTGCTTCGACATGCGTTTCGAACGCACCGCGCTGTACGCGCACGAACACGGCTACGACACCATCAGTTCGTCGCTGGGCATCTCGCGCTGGAAGAACATGGCGCAGATCAACGACTGCGGCATCCGTGCCGCCTCGCGCTATGAAGGCCTGCAGTACTGGGACTACAACTGGCGCAAGGGCGGCGGTGCCAGCCGCATGATCGAGATCAGCAAGCGCGAGCAGTTCTACCAGCAGGAATACTGCGGCTGCGTGTACTCGCTGCGCGATGCCAACCGCCACCGCCGCGAGAACGGCCGCGAGCGCATCAGGATCGGCCTGCTGTACTACGGACAGGACGCTGGGACGCCGCAGGGCGATTGA
- a CDS encoding NADH:flavin oxidoreductase/NADH oxidase, producing MSQLFSPISFGPLTLSNRIVIAPMCQYSAEDGRASDWHAMHLGNLTQSGAGLLILEATAVEPRGRISWADLGLWDDGTEAALAQVLASVRRWSPMPLGIQLGHAGRKASVNRPWDGGGQLPADDARGWATVAPSPLPFHAADPAPQALDEAGIAEVIAAFAASAVRAERLGFELIELHAAHGYLLHQFLSPLSNRRTDGYGGSLPNRLRLLVEVFDAVRAAVSDKVAVGVRISASDWVEGGWDLVQSEALAQVMDARGCNFLHVSSGGLDERQKITVGPGYQVPFAAAIKAKVRMPVIAVGMITEPEQAESILRHRHADAVALARGILYDPRWPWHAAAALRDSVQPAPQYLRCEPRDARGVFKVR from the coding sequence TTGAGCCAGCTGTTTTCGCCGATCTCGTTCGGCCCCCTGACCCTGTCCAACCGCATCGTCATCGCGCCGATGTGCCAGTACTCCGCCGAAGACGGCCGCGCCAGCGACTGGCACGCCATGCACCTGGGCAACCTGACGCAGTCCGGCGCCGGCCTGTTGATCCTGGAAGCCACCGCGGTCGAGCCGCGCGGCCGCATCAGCTGGGCCGACCTGGGCCTGTGGGATGACGGCACCGAGGCGGCGCTGGCGCAGGTGCTGGCCAGCGTCCGCCGCTGGTCGCCGATGCCGCTGGGCATCCAGCTGGGCCATGCCGGCCGCAAGGCCTCGGTGAACCGCCCATGGGACGGCGGTGGCCAGTTGCCGGCCGACGATGCGCGTGGCTGGGCCACCGTGGCACCGTCGCCGCTGCCGTTCCATGCCGCCGATCCGGCACCGCAGGCGCTGGACGAAGCCGGCATCGCCGAGGTCATCGCCGCCTTCGCCGCCAGTGCGGTGCGCGCCGAGCGCCTGGGCTTCGAGCTGATCGAGCTGCATGCCGCGCACGGTTACCTGCTGCACCAGTTCCTGTCGCCGCTGAGCAACCGCCGCACCGACGGCTATGGCGGGTCACTGCCGAACCGCCTGCGCCTGCTGGTGGAGGTGTTCGACGCGGTGCGTGCGGCGGTGTCCGACAAGGTCGCCGTGGGCGTGCGCATTTCTGCCAGTGACTGGGTTGAGGGTGGCTGGGACCTGGTGCAGAGCGAGGCGCTGGCGCAGGTGATGGACGCGCGCGGCTGCAACTTCCTGCACGTTTCCAGTGGTGGCCTGGACGAGCGCCAGAAGATCACCGTCGGCCCGGGTTACCAGGTGCCGTTCGCGGCAGCGATCAAGGCCAAGGTGCGCATGCCGGTGATCGCCGTGGGCATGATCACCGAACCGGAGCAGGCCGAATCGATCCTGCGCCATCGCCATGCCGATGCGGTGGCCCTGGCGCGCGGCATCCTCTACGACCCGCGCTGGCCGTGGCATGCCGCCGCCGCACTGCGCGACAGCGTGCAACCGGCGCCGCAGTACCTGCGCTGTGAGCCCCGCGATGCGCGCGGCGTGTTCAAGGTGCGTTGA
- a CDS encoding LysR family transcriptional regulator: protein MNLLQLIRSFTRTAETGSIAAAARILGISATAVGQNINRLEAHLGVRLLNRSTRQLALSEAGALYLAQVRHIEADLARAQAMVTAGDIEPAGPLRIASSSAFGRHVLAPLLPSLQQRYPQLQLELRLTDRAVQHGPEAVDASIRIGAQLEDGVVARQLARVPFVFCASPAYLKAHGTPQEPAELGSHRGLLHRFPTDGRPLRWGLLKDGQRVDAALPPSMVCDDIDALATLAATGAGITRLAAFVAEPYLRDGRLRAVFGADTAWRPEPMEVYFCVSDRRDFTAKIRALFEHLQAGMAPAWRV, encoded by the coding sequence ATGAACCTGTTGCAACTGATCCGCAGCTTCACCCGCACCGCAGAGACCGGCAGCATTGCCGCCGCGGCCCGCATCCTTGGCATCAGCGCCACCGCCGTCGGCCAGAACATCAACCGGCTGGAGGCGCATCTGGGCGTACGGTTGCTGAACCGCAGCACGCGCCAGCTGGCGCTCAGCGAGGCCGGCGCGCTGTACCTGGCGCAGGTGCGCCATATCGAAGCCGACCTGGCGCGCGCGCAGGCGATGGTCACCGCCGGTGACATCGAACCGGCTGGGCCGCTGCGCATCGCCAGCAGCAGCGCGTTCGGCCGCCACGTGCTGGCGCCGTTGCTGCCTTCGCTGCAGCAGCGTTACCCGCAACTGCAGCTGGAGCTGCGCCTGACCGACCGCGCCGTGCAGCATGGTCCAGAGGCGGTGGATGCCAGCATCCGCATCGGCGCGCAGCTGGAGGACGGTGTGGTCGCACGGCAGCTGGCGCGCGTACCGTTCGTGTTCTGCGCCTCGCCGGCCTACCTGAAGGCCCATGGCACGCCGCAGGAACCCGCTGAACTGGGCAGCCATCGCGGGCTGCTGCACCGCTTCCCCACCGATGGCCGGCCGCTGCGCTGGGGCCTGCTGAAGGACGGCCAGCGCGTGGACGCTGCGCTGCCGCCGAGCATGGTCTGCGATGACATCGATGCACTGGCAACGCTGGCCGCGACCGGTGCCGGCATCACCCGGCTGGCTGCGTTCGTGGCCGAGCCCTACCTGCGCGATGGTCGCCTGCGGGCGGTGTTCGGCGCCGACACGGCCTGGCGCCCGGAGCCGATGGAGGTTTATTTCTGCGTCAGCGACCGCCGCGATTTCACCGCCAAGATCCGCGCGCTGTTCGAGCACCTGCAGGCCGGCATGGCGCCGGCCTGGCGGGTGTGA
- the purU gene encoding formyltetrahydrofolate deformylase, with the protein MRPDSILTLSCPDRTGIVYRVSGLLFDHGCNILDAQQFGDEESGRFFLRVHFDRDAGLPLETVHAAMATLAEGFGMDWQLHDGRRRARLLVLVSKQGHCLNDLLFRAHSGQLKVDIAAVASNHADFAPLAASYQVPFHHLPVTADTRAVQEQQIIDLVERERIDLVVLARYMQILSPTLCRALAGRAINIHHSFLPSFKGAQPYHQAHARGVKIIGATAHYVTEDLDEGPIIEQDVARVDHAMAPRELVRLGSDTESLVLARAVRRHVEHRILLNGHRTVVFR; encoded by the coding sequence ATGCGCCCCGATTCCATTCTTACCCTGTCCTGCCCCGACCGCACCGGCATCGTCTACCGCGTGTCCGGCCTGCTGTTCGACCACGGCTGCAACATCCTCGACGCCCAGCAGTTCGGCGACGAGGAGAGTGGCCGTTTCTTCCTGCGCGTGCATTTCGACCGTGACGCCGGCCTCCCGCTGGAGACCGTGCATGCCGCGATGGCCACGCTGGCCGAAGGCTTCGGCATGGACTGGCAGCTGCATGATGGCCGGCGCCGCGCGCGGCTGCTGGTGCTGGTCAGCAAGCAGGGGCACTGCCTCAACGACCTGCTGTTCCGTGCCCACAGTGGGCAGCTGAAGGTCGACATTGCGGCGGTGGCGTCCAACCACGCCGACTTCGCGCCATTGGCCGCGTCCTACCAGGTGCCGTTCCATCACCTGCCGGTGACCGCCGATACGCGTGCGGTGCAGGAACAACAGATCATCGACCTGGTCGAGCGCGAACGCATCGACCTGGTGGTGCTGGCGCGCTACATGCAGATCCTGTCACCCACGTTGTGCCGCGCGCTGGCCGGCCGTGCGATCAACATCCACCACAGCTTCCTGCCCAGCTTCAAGGGCGCACAGCCGTACCACCAGGCGCACGCGCGCGGGGTCAAGATCATCGGTGCCACCGCGCACTACGTCACCGAGGATCTGGACGAAGGCCCGATCATCGAACAGGACGTGGCCCGCGTGGACCACGCGATGGCACCGCGCGAGCTGGTGCGGCTGGGCAGCGATACCGAATCGCTGGTGCTGGCACGCGCCGTGCGCCGCCATGTGGAGCACCGCATCCTGCTCAACGGGCACCGCACGGTGGTGTTCCGGTAA
- a CDS encoding patatin-like phospholipase family protein: MLGGKTVADKYCDLVMKGGITSGIVYPNAVLALAREYRFKSIGGTSAGAIAAAVAAAAACGDRRQQAGEHLPGDAGYGGLSAVSAQLSRRGFIYSLFQPARGARAAYRLLVVLTGNAGLPHKLLCLAVAVFEIAPLEVLVSLALLLGLGWWGGGWSGVAATLLPSLLCAYGAGVAGAALRVARVARRNLLGLCSGLGRDARTPALTEWLHECLQQLSGKPLDAPLTFADLHDAPRYAGEPDSPHAISLQMITTCVSHNEPRTLPLGGAQFWFLREEFEQLFPASVVQWLVKQAGPPLEVEGRQYYHLPQGPKLPVLVATRMSLSFPLLISAVPLHEPSRRERRCEPTAPAADQEHNVADSMEGLTSAGQTCGPVITAFRICWFSDGGISSNFPIHLFDAALPRWPTFAINLVYPQHAEDVSHGSDGRQALEHAVFLPTENRHGWQRTYQSIATPLAAAELGRFLFAVVATMQNWRDLLQARAPGYRDRIVHVSLQGDEGGMNLDMPQEVLTRIADKGSLAGARFCSFSFENHYWIRWRNLASAYQRYTLEVARTDDSAQQVLAYRAAYSMVASGQPTPPSYKLGSEDKRLASQQLWGLMVEQGRTWEDLGPDLTDGAPRPLPQMKVTPIY; this comes from the coding sequence ATGCTCGGGGGCAAGACAGTGGCGGACAAGTACTGCGATCTGGTCATGAAAGGCGGCATCACCAGCGGCATCGTGTACCCCAATGCGGTACTGGCGCTGGCGCGAGAGTATCGCTTCAAGAGCATCGGCGGCACCTCGGCTGGTGCCATCGCTGCGGCGGTGGCGGCTGCGGCGGCGTGCGGTGATCGCCGCCAGCAGGCGGGCGAACACCTGCCCGGCGATGCCGGCTACGGTGGGCTGTCGGCGGTGTCGGCGCAGCTGTCGCGGCGCGGCTTCATCTACAGCCTGTTCCAGCCGGCACGGGGGGCGCGCGCGGCCTACCGGTTGCTGGTGGTGCTGACCGGTAATGCCGGCCTGCCGCACAAACTGCTGTGCCTGGCCGTTGCGGTGTTCGAGATCGCACCGCTGGAAGTGCTGGTGTCGCTGGCGCTGCTGCTCGGCCTGGGCTGGTGGGGCGGTGGCTGGAGCGGCGTGGCCGCCACGCTGCTGCCATCACTGCTTTGCGCGTACGGTGCGGGTGTGGCCGGTGCCGCGCTGCGCGTAGCGCGGGTGGCGCGGCGCAACCTGCTGGGCCTGTGCAGCGGCCTCGGCCGCGATGCGCGCACGCCGGCGTTGACCGAGTGGCTGCATGAGTGCCTGCAGCAGTTGTCCGGCAAGCCGCTGGATGCACCGCTGACCTTCGCCGACCTGCACGATGCGCCGCGCTATGCCGGTGAACCGGACAGCCCGCATGCGATCAGCCTGCAGATGATCACCACCTGCGTGTCGCACAACGAGCCGCGCACGCTGCCGCTCGGCGGTGCGCAGTTCTGGTTCCTGCGCGAGGAGTTCGAGCAGCTGTTCCCCGCCAGCGTGGTGCAGTGGCTGGTGAAGCAGGCCGGCCCGCCGCTGGAGGTGGAAGGACGGCAGTACTACCACCTGCCACAGGGCCCGAAGCTGCCGGTGCTGGTGGCCACGCGCATGAGCCTGAGCTTCCCGCTGCTGATCAGCGCGGTGCCGCTGCATGAGCCCTCGCGCCGCGAACGCCGCTGCGAACCGACCGCGCCTGCGGCCGACCAGGAGCACAACGTGGCCGACAGCATGGAAGGGCTGACCAGTGCCGGGCAGACCTGCGGCCCGGTGATCACCGCGTTCCGCATCTGCTGGTTCTCCGATGGTGGCATCAGCAGCAACTTCCCGATCCACCTGTTCGACGCCGCCCTCCCGCGCTGGCCGACGTTCGCGATCAATCTGGTCTACCCGCAGCATGCCGAAGACGTGAGCCACGGCAGCGATGGGCGACAGGCGCTGGAACATGCCGTGTTCCTGCCCACCGAGAACCGCCACGGCTGGCAGCGCACCTACCAGTCGATTGCCACGCCGCTGGCCGCGGCGGAGCTGGGTCGTTTCCTGTTCGCGGTGGTGGCGACCATGCAGAACTGGCGCGACCTGCTGCAGGCGCGTGCGCCGGGCTACCGCGACCGCATCGTGCACGTCAGCCTGCAGGGCGACGAGGGCGGCATGAACCTGGACATGCCGCAGGAGGTGCTGACCCGCATCGCCGACAAGGGCAGCCTGGCCGGTGCGCGCTTCTGTTCGTTCTCGTTCGAGAACCACTACTGGATCCGCTGGCGCAACCTGGCCTCGGCCTACCAGCGCTACACGCTGGAAGTGGCGCGCACCGATGATTCGGCGCAGCAGGTGCTGGCCTACCGCGCAGCGTACTCGATGGTTGCCAGTGGCCAGCCGACGCCGCCGTCGTACAAGCTGGGTTCGGAAGACAAGCGTCTGGCCTCGCAGCAGCTGTGGGGCTTGATGGTCGAGCAGGGACGTACCTGGGAAGACCTCGGCCCGGACCTTACTGACGGCGCACCGCGTCCGTTGCCGCAGATGAAGGTCACGCCGATCTACTGA
- a CDS encoding bifunctional nicotinamide-nucleotide adenylyltransferase/Nudix hydroxylase: protein MLMEFDYLVFIGRFEPFHNGHAAVARLALSRARKLIFLVGSADTPRSLRNPWTVAERAVMIQAALDGHTDRLLIRPLRDHLYNEAQWIANVQRQVAEALRNDGAAADARVGLIGMDKDASSYYLREFPQWPLVDVQHTATLSATELRRYLFEAGDVDFHGALLMLRGNVPAPVYDMLEAFRKSAPAYGQLVAEYRFIEQYKAAWKDAPYAPTFVTTDAVVVHSGHVLLVRRRSEPGRGLWALPGGFVGQEQSLLDSCLRELREETRLKIPLPVLKGSLKGQQVFDHPDRSQRGRTITHGFHFEFPAGDLPPVRGGDDADKARWIPVSEALDMGPQLFEDHLHILEYFLGRG from the coding sequence ATTCTCATGGAATTCGACTATCTCGTCTTCATCGGGCGATTCGAGCCCTTCCACAACGGCCACGCCGCCGTTGCCCGCCTGGCCCTGAGCCGGGCCCGCAAGCTGATCTTCCTGGTCGGCTCTGCCGATACCCCCCGCAGCCTGCGCAATCCCTGGACCGTGGCCGAACGCGCCGTGATGATCCAGGCCGCCCTCGATGGCCACACCGACCGCCTGCTGATCCGCCCGCTTCGCGACCACCTGTACAACGAAGCGCAGTGGATCGCCAACGTGCAGCGCCAGGTGGCCGAGGCCCTGCGCAACGACGGTGCCGCCGCCGATGCCAGGGTGGGCCTGATCGGCATGGACAAGGACGCCTCCAGCTACTACCTGCGCGAGTTCCCGCAGTGGCCGCTGGTGGACGTGCAGCACACCGCCACCCTGTCGGCCACCGAGCTGCGGCGTTACCTGTTCGAGGCCGGCGACGTCGACTTCCACGGCGCGCTGCTGATGCTGCGTGGCAATGTGCCGGCGCCGGTGTACGACATGCTCGAAGCGTTCCGCAAAAGCGCGCCTGCCTATGGCCAGCTGGTGGCCGAGTACCGCTTCATCGAACAGTACAAGGCCGCCTGGAAGGATGCGCCGTACGCGCCCACCTTCGTCACCACCGATGCGGTGGTGGTGCATTCGGGCCACGTGCTGCTGGTACGACGTCGCTCGGAACCCGGCAGGGGGCTGTGGGCGCTGCCCGGCGGCTTCGTCGGCCAGGAACAGAGCCTGCTCGACAGCTGCCTGCGCGAACTGCGCGAAGAAACCCGGCTGAAGATTCCGCTGCCGGTGTTGAAGGGGTCGCTGAAGGGCCAGCAGGTGTTCGACCACCCCGACCGCAGCCAGCGTGGTCGCACCATCACCCACGGGTTCCACTTCGAGTTTCCGGCCGGTGACCTGCCGCCGGTGCGCGGTGGCGACGACGCCGACAAGGCGCGCTGGATACCGGTGAGTGAAGCGTTGGACATGGGCCCGCAGCTGTTCGAAGACCACCTGCACATCCTGGAGTATTTCCTCGGCCGCGGCTGA
- the pncA gene encoding bifunctional nicotinamidase/pyrazinamidase: MTALPADVALLVIDLQPDFMPGGALACDHGDALVAPIAGLLAQRRYRTVVATQDWHPADHASFASQHPGQRPFETILLHAQPQTLWPDHCVQGSAGAALHPGVDWTTADLILRKGTRQQVDSYSAFRENHGPDGERPATGLAGWLHERRIREVHVCGLARDYCVLWSAQDAVKSGFRVKFLWELTKPVTDANDAMVREALGKAGIAIA; encoded by the coding sequence ATGACCGCCCTGCCCGCCGATGTCGCCCTGCTGGTGATCGACCTGCAGCCGGACTTCATGCCCGGGGGCGCCCTGGCCTGCGACCACGGCGATGCGCTGGTGGCCCCCATTGCCGGACTGTTGGCGCAGCGCCGCTACCGCACGGTGGTGGCGACCCAGGACTGGCACCCGGCGGACCATGCCTCGTTCGCCAGCCAGCACCCGGGCCAGCGTCCGTTCGAGACCATCCTGCTGCACGCGCAGCCGCAGACCCTGTGGCCCGACCACTGCGTGCAGGGCAGCGCCGGTGCCGCCCTGCACCCGGGCGTGGACTGGACCACGGCCGACCTGATCCTGCGCAAGGGCACGCGCCAACAGGTGGATTCGTACAGCGCTTTCCGCGAGAACCACGGCCCCGATGGCGAGCGCCCGGCCACCGGCCTGGCCGGCTGGCTGCACGAGCGCCGCATCCGCGAAGTGCACGTATGCGGCCTGGCCCGCGATTACTGCGTGCTGTGGAGCGCGCAGGACGCAGTGAAGTCCGGCTTCCGGGTGAAGTTCCTGTGGGAGCTGACCAAGCCGGTGACCGACGCCAACGACGCGATGGTGCGCGAGGCGCTGGGCAAGGCGGGGATCGCGATCGCCTGA
- a CDS encoding nicotinate phosphoribosyltransferase, with amino-acid sequence MHYLDNLLLNTDSYKASHWLQYPPGTDATFFYVESRGGLHDRTVFFGLQAILKDALARPVSHADIDDAAAVFAAHGEPFNEAGWRDIVDRLGGHLPVRIRAVPEGSVVPTHQALMTIESTDPAAFWVPSYLETLLLRVWYPVTVATISWHARQTIAAFLQQTSDDPQGQLPFKLHDFGARGVSSLESAALGGAAHLVSFLGTDTVSALCLTRAHYHAPMAGYSIPAAEHSTITSWGREREVDAYRNMLRQFGKPGAIVAVVSDSYDIYRAISEHWGTTLRDEVIASGATLVIRPDSGDPVEVVAESLRRLDEAFGHSLNGKGYRVLNHVRVIQGDGINPDTIRAILQCITDDGYAADNVAFGMGGALLQRLDRDTQKFALKCSAARVDGEWIDVYKDPVTDAGKTSKRGRMRLLRRLDDGSLHTVALPPSGDETLPTGFKDAMVTVWENGRLLHDQRMEDIRARAAAGH; translated from the coding sequence ATGCACTACCTCGATAATCTTCTCCTCAACACCGACAGCTACAAGGCCAGTCATTGGCTGCAGTACCCGCCGGGTACCGATGCCACGTTCTTCTACGTGGAATCACGTGGCGGCCTGCACGATCGCACGGTGTTCTTCGGCCTGCAGGCGATCCTCAAGGACGCCCTGGCACGGCCGGTCTCCCACGCCGACATCGACGACGCTGCCGCGGTATTCGCCGCCCATGGCGAGCCGTTCAACGAGGCCGGCTGGCGCGATATCGTCGACCGGCTTGGCGGCCACCTGCCGGTGCGCATCCGCGCCGTGCCCGAGGGCAGCGTGGTGCCCACCCACCAGGCACTGATGACCATTGAATCGACCGATCCGGCCGCGTTCTGGGTGCCGTCCTACCTGGAAACCCTGCTGCTGCGCGTGTGGTACCCGGTCACCGTGGCCACCATCAGCTGGCACGCACGGCAGACCATTGCCGCATTCCTGCAGCAGACCAGCGACGATCCGCAGGGGCAGCTGCCGTTCAAGCTGCACGACTTCGGCGCCCGCGGTGTATCGAGCCTGGAATCGGCGGCGCTGGGCGGTGCCGCGCATCTGGTCAGCTTCCTCGGCACCGATACCGTATCGGCCCTGTGCCTGACGCGCGCGCACTATCACGCGCCAATGGCCGGTTATTCGATCCCCGCCGCCGAGCACAGCACCATCACCAGCTGGGGCCGCGAGCGCGAGGTGGACGCCTACCGCAACATGCTGCGCCAGTTCGGCAAGCCCGGTGCGATCGTGGCGGTGGTATCGGACAGCTATGACATCTACCGCGCGATCAGCGAGCACTGGGGCACGACGCTGCGTGATGAGGTGATCGCCTCGGGCGCCACCCTGGTCATCCGCCCCGACTCGGGCGACCCGGTGGAGGTGGTGGCCGAAAGCCTGCGCCGGCTGGATGAAGCCTTCGGCCACAGCCTCAACGGCAAGGGCTACCGTGTGCTCAACCACGTGCGGGTGATCCAGGGCGATGGCATCAATCCGGACACGATCCGCGCCATCCTGCAGTGCATCACCGACGACGGCTACGCCGCCGACAACGTGGCCTTCGGCATGGGCGGTGCGCTGCTGCAGCGGCTGGACCGCGATACCCAGAAGTTCGCGCTGAAGTGTTCGGCCGCACGGGTGGATGGCGAATGGATTGACGTCTACAAGGACCCGGTCACCGACGCCGGCAAGACCAGCAAGCGCGGCCGCATGCGCCTGCTGCGGCGTCTGGATGACGGCAGCCTGCACACGGTGGCGTTGCCTCCCAGCGGTGACGAAACGCTGCCGACCGGCTTCAAGGACGCGATGGTGACCGTGTGGGAGAACGGCCGCCTGCTGCACGACCAGCGGATGGAGGACATCCGGGCCCGGGCGGCGGCGGGGCATTGA